Proteins from one Telopea speciosissima isolate NSW1024214 ecotype Mountain lineage chromosome 1, Tspe_v1, whole genome shotgun sequence genomic window:
- the LOC122649087 gene encoding pleckstrin homology domain-containing protein 1-like, with product MARIWRAATGAGQTVEDYDGVEFWSNPERTGWLTKQGEYIKTWRRRWFVLKQGKLFWFKDSYVTRASMPRGVIPVGNCLTVKGAEDVLNKQFAFELSTSRETMYFIADSEKEKEEWINSIGRSIVQHSRSVTDNEVVDYDSKR from the coding sequence ATGGCGAGAATTTGGCGAGCCGCGACAGGTGCAGGGCAGACCGTAGAGGACTACGATGGGGTGGAATTCTGGTCAAATCCGGAGCGCACCGGGTGGCTTACGAAGCAGGGGGAGTACATAAAGACATGGCGTCGACGGTGGTTCGTGTTGAAGCAAGGCAAACTCTTCTGGTTCAAAGACTCGTACGTGACTCGTGCTTCCATGCCCCGAGGTGTCATCCCCGTGGGTAATTGCCTCACCGTCAAGGGCGCTGAGGACGTCCTCAACAAGCAGTTCGCTTTTGAGCTCTCCACCAGTCGTGAGACCATGTACTTCATTGCCGATTccgagaaggagaaggaagagtgGATCAACTCTATTGGCCGCTCCATCGTTCAACACTCCCGATCTGTTACCGATAACGAAGTCGTCGATTACGATAGCAAGCGGTGA